The genomic DNA CACATCTTTTCCCAACCCTAGGTAGGCGAGAGACCAGCACCAACTTTACCATTATCCTGAAATGGCGTGGGCCCCAGAGCGGAAGAGGGCGGAGCGGAACTGGAGAGCTCGCAGGGCCAGCCAGGATGGGATGggtggcagaggcaggggctgaAGCAGCACCTCCAGCCACCTGGAGCCTAGGGCTTTCGGCTCCCAAGAACAAGCGCTCTGCTTTCAAACGAGGAACAGTATGGTTGGTGCGGTGATTGGTCATGGTGgatcaaaaataaaagacattcaggATATGACAAGCACCAAAATACAGATCATAAAAGGTGATTCTGAAGCAGAGGTAAAAATCTTTGGCAGCAAAGACATGAAAGCCAAGGCCAAAGCAGCTATAGAAACTCTtgttaagaaacaagaaagacaCTACAGTTCAGAATCCAGTGCTGATAATGCTGCATCCCAACCCTCTGTTGGAAGGGGCTCAAGCAGAGATAACACTGCTAGAGGAGCTCAGCCACTGACAGACTAGGATCAAGTAAAGGCCGAAGTTGTAcagtgggaagaaagaaaatgggcagATTTATCACCAATTAAGAAAAACTTTTACATGGAATCCAAAGCAACAAGGTCATTGTCTCAAGTGCAAGTAGACACttggagaaaggaaaatttcaacATAATGTGTGATGACTTGAAAGATGGTGAAAAACGTCCCATCCCCAATCCAATTTGCAAATTTGAAGATACTTTCCAACATTATCCTGAACTTATGAAAAGCATTGAAAAAGCTGGTTTTTGAAACCCAATGCCAATTCAGTCACAGGCATGACCTATTATTCTACAAGGAATAGATCTTACAGGAATTGCCCAAACTAGAACAGGCAAAACACTGTCCTATTTAATGCATGGGTTTATTCATCTCCATTCTCAACCAATATCTAGAGAACAAAGGAATGGACCCGGCATGCTAGTCCTTACACCCACTAGAGAATTAGCTCTTCAGGTGGAAGCCGAATGTTCTAAGTATTCATATAAAGGTCTTAAAAGTGTTTGTAGATATGGCGGTGGaaacagaaaaggacaaatacaaGATGTTACCAAAGGCGTAGACATCATCATTGCAACTCCTGGAAGACTGAATGATCTGCAAATGAATAACTTTGTCAACCTAAGAAGCATAACCTACTTAGTCTTAGATGAGGCAGATAAAATGCTGGATCTGGAGTTTGAACACCAAATAATGAAGATTTTATTAGCTGTGCGCCCAGGCTGGCAGACTGTTATGACAAGTGCAACTTGCCCAGATACCATTTGTCAACTTACACAATCTTACTTGAAAGAGCCCATGATTGTTTATACTGGTACTCGGGATCTAGTTAATGTAAACACAGTGAAGCAAAATATAATTGTTaccacagaagaagaaaaatgatctcTTATCTGAGAATTCCTACAGAGCTTGTCACCCAAAGACAAAGTCATCGTGTTTGTCAGCAGAAAACTTGTTGCTGATGACTTACCAAGCGATTTAAGTAACCAAGGCATAACTGTACAATCCCTGCACGGTGACAGAGAACAGAGTAATTGTGAGCAAGCATTAGAGGACTTTAAAAGTGGAAAAGTGAAAATACTGATTGCTACTGATTTAGCATCCCGAGGCCTCGATATTAGTGATGTCACACACGTATGtaattacaattctccatggaatACTGAAGAATATGTACACAGAGTAGGGCGTACTGGAAGAGCAGGAGAGATGGGCGTATCAGTTACCCTTATGACTCAAGGTGATTGGAAGATTGCCGGTAAATTGATTAAAGTTCTGCAAAGAGCAAATCAGAGTGTCCCAGAAGATCTTGTATCGATGGCTGAACGATACAAATTACCTAGACAAAAAAGGGacccaaaaaataaatcaagaaaatcttaagaaaaatccagaaagttttACTGATGTCTACATTGAAAAGTTGTACCAGGCTGCTAGAAGATTCAAGATATGTTCAAATTATGCAGTAATCATGTTACATAAGGAAGTACTGGAAACCTACTGGCAGTTAGAAAACATTTAACCAAATTCTTAAATAATACCACCAAGCTTTCAATGCATGTTCCTTAATAAAAtcaaaagtgttttgaaaatgaGAGAGTGTTTTGTGCTTGTTAAAGTCTACTTTCTTTTATAGCCTGCCATGTCCAGCTGTGTCTTCTCTAAAAGACTTGGTGGAAGACAACAATGGTGCTTTTCTTGCTTTAAAATAGTTGTACTGGATTGAAACATAGTTTTCATCAAGCTTAtcccagtgaaaatattttatttcccccAGTGGTTGGTGACACGATTCCTAAAAATATTTCCACTATCATTCCCTAATTTTTAACATTCATTAGAAAATGAATGCTCAATCTTTTAGAAGATTCCATAATTCTCTTTTTTCCGATAGATGTGACTAATAGAGCAGAGTGTCTGACTCACTGGGAATCAGATCCTCAAATGAATTCTCACTAACCACTGGTTAAAAATTCTGGGGAGGTCACTTGCCTTCTGTAGCCCACACTTTTTTTCACTAATAAATTGGGGTGGTTATATGAAATAATTTGGGGGTCTCCTTCACCACTAAATTCTATGATATTATAACCAAACTGTGTATCTCAGCCTTATATTAACACTTTATTTTCTAATCTGGGGGAAAATCACATCTTGGTGTAACAAATTGAACAATGAAACCCCTTTTAATGACCAGAATAGTGCATTCTGCACTTCTATTGATTTTTGAAATGTGACTCACAGGttgtctttactttcttttcatcttatttttcaatttgtctcGAAAAGGTCAAAACCACATACACACatcagaagaaaaattaatgtgaaagaaaaatctctcttctGTACTGGGAAAAACATTAAAACCCCCCGACATTTTTGGCACAGGAACCAAGTTTAGTACAATTCCTAAATCTACAATTCTCTCTCTTACCTTTCATTTAGAAGCAATATGCATCTTCTCACATTGCAAGAAAATATCCTCACAATGACGCTGAATTTTATAATTCAGTGTTTATGAGAACATTATAATTAGTCAAGCCTTAAAACTTctggcaaataaaaaaaaaaatcatccagcaATCTTTATTCCCAGCATGCCTTAGCTGTAACTGCAACAAAAATTCcgaaattaagtgaaataaagagGTAAACAGTCTAGGTATAGGTGTTTAAGGTTTAGAGTCTGACTTTAAAGGCTTGTTATAAAGACATCAATATCTCTTGATAAAATTAAGAACAATGGTTAACATTTTTGAGTGTCGGATATATACCAGGTGCTTTGTTTTGTAATTGATAATCTTTATTTAAAACCCACttagaaggcttccctggtggcacagtggttgagaatctgcctgccaatgcaggggacacgggctcgagccctggtctgggaggatcccacatgccgcggagcaactgggcccgtgagccacaattactgagcatgcgcgtctggagcctgtgctccgcaacaagagaggccgcgatagtgaagaggcccgcgcaccgcgatgaagagtggcccccgcttgccacaactagagaaagccctcgcacagaaacgaagacccaacacagccaaaaataaataaaaataaataaattgaaaccCACTTAGAGGGTAATCTTACCCCTATTTTGCAGAAGATGAAAAGAAGGTCAGAGGAACTAACTTGCCTAAGGTTACTAAATCTGGTTAAAGAGGAATTATGTGCTATTTTAACCCTGATGTGCCAGATTCCagtatttccattctttttacgTCAATACAAgttactatgtgcaaggcaatATGCTTGTCTTGAGATCGCCCACATGTTCAGATTTAGTGAAATAGAGAAGTATGTGCCAATTTACCCTAATGCAAGAGTAGTCTATAGCAGAACCTGTGAGAGAAGCTCAAATGGCCTGTTCCTGTTCACTCGGAGGAGAAATGATGAATGTTTAGCAAGTTGGAGTATATGTTATTTGCCAGAATTCCTCTTAGGGGCAATGCTGTATTTGTTAGAGAAAAGGGTAACAATTAAACCATTTGAGATAGAAAGTGAGGTTCCTCAATCACGTTCAAGTAACAACAAAAATTATCACTcaatgaggaagaagaggaaagaaacatacATTTCTTCTTAAAGAAAAGGCTGAAAAGAAGAGCTACTGTACAGGGAAAGCTACGGAGAAATATTAAtacaacagtggttctcaaccaggggcattTTTGCCCCTTTCTTCCAGGACACACTTAACCACATGTGAAGACAGTATGGGTTGTTTTAACTACTGGGGGTGTGGAGCGCTGCTGGTgcctagtgggtagaggccagggatgctgctgaacaccCTACAATCTACACGACAGCGCCCACACACAGAGGATTATTTGGTCCACAACATCAATAATGCCGAGATGGAGAATCCCTGAGAGagcataagcaaaacaaaacaaatctcataGTAACCAAGAAAGAActtcagaggaaaaaatagaggatttaaaaattatatcgtGTGCGTTGTAC from Balaenoptera acutorostrata chromosome X, mBalAcu1.1, whole genome shotgun sequence includes the following:
- the DDX53 gene encoding LOW QUALITY PROTEIN: DEAD box protein 53 (The sequence of the model RefSeq protein was modified relative to this genomic sequence to represent the inferred CDS: substituted 7 bases at 7 genomic stop codons), with translation MAWAPERKRAERNWRARRASQDGMGGRGRGXSSTSSHLEPRAFGSQEQALCFQTRNSMVGAVIGHGGSKIKDIQDMTSTKIQIIKGDSEAEVKIFGSKDMKAKAKAAIETLVKKQERHYSSESSADNAASQPSVGRGSSRDNTARGAQPLTDXDQVKAEVVQWEERKWADLSPIKKNFYMESKATRSLSQVQVDTWRKENFNIMCDDLKDGEKRPIPNPICKFEDTFQHYPELMKSIEKAGFXNPMPIQSQAXPIILQGIDLTGIAQTRTGKTLSYLMHGFIHLHSQPISREQRNGPGMLVLTPTRELALQVEAECSKYSYKGLKSVCRYGGGNRKGQIQDVTKGVDIIIATPGRLNDLQMNNFVNLRSITYLVLDEADKMLDLEFEHQIMKILLAVRPGWQTVMTSATCPDTICQLTQSYLKEPMIVYTGTRDLVNVNTVKQNIIVTTEEEKXSLIXEFLQSLSPKDKVIVFVSRKLVADDLPSDLSNQGITVQSLHGDREQSNCEQALEDFKSGKVKILIATDLASRGLDISDVTHVCNYNSPWNTEEYVHRVGRTGRAGEMGVSVTLMTQGDWKIAGKLIKVLQRANQSVPEDLVSMAERYKLPRQKRDPKNKSRKSXEKSRKFY